A single Oryctolagus cuniculus chromosome 16, mOryCun1.1, whole genome shotgun sequence DNA region contains:
- the DOT1L gene encoding histone-lysine N-methyltransferase, H3 lysine-79 specific isoform X1, with product MGEKLELRLKSPVGAEPAVYPWPLPVYDKHHDAAHEIIETIRWVCEEIPDLKLAMENYVLIDYDTKRQTEREIFHLVHFPNGISFESMQRLCDKYNRAIDSIHQLWKGTTQPMKLNTRPSTGLLRHILQQVYNHSVSDPEKLNNYEPFSPEVYGETSFDLVAQMIDEIKMTEDDLFVDLGSGVGQVVLQVAAATNCKHHYGVEKADIPAKYAETMDREFRKWMKWYGKKHAEYTLERGDFLSEEWRERIANTSVIFVNNFAFGPEVDHQLKERFANMKEGGRIVSSKPFAPLNFRINSRNLSDIGTIMRVVELSPLKGSVSWTGKPVSYYLHTIDRTILENYFSSLKNPKLREEQEAARRRQQRESKSNATTPTKAPEGKAAGPAEAPADSGAEDEKAGAAPVKKASPSKARKKKLSRKGRKMAGRRRGRPKKMSAVDAERKPRKSRAALDALQAPAAPATAPPSPQEAYRPPHSPFYQLPPGAQRLPPSPLLAAPTPPALQKLLESFKLQYLQFLAYTKTPQYKAGLQQLLLQEKEKKAQLVGTARQLLSHCQAQKEEIRRLFQQKLDELGVKALTYDDLIQAQKEISAHNQQLREQSEQLERDTWQLRSQSLQLLRARCEELKLDWATLSLEKLLKEKQALRSQISEKQRRCLELQISIVELEKSQRQQELLQLKSCVPPDDAVPLPLPLRGKGTLGREPEADPGRLHLDLDCAKLSLPHLSSMSPELSMNGHAAGYELCGALSRPPSKQNTPQYLASPLDQEVVPCTPSHSGRPRLDKLSALALPECARLSPASALLRRHPAQDPSGPARPAACEPPSRAEHARENGVAYPSPSLPGSAKLSPQDPRPPPSPGAVPLVGEKSSEKGVRERAYGSGGDTITSLPISIPLSTVQPNKLPVSIPLASVVLPSRAEKRSSPSPVPQPRDSASTLDKQIGANAHGAGSRGLALASTGFYAGSVAITGALGGSPAPLVPGVELAAFDEPCGSGGLFAAAGSRSATPQHPPLLAQPRTSGPASPAHQLAASPRLAGAAQGLLPDTGKGDPPCDAGFSEPESEAKRRAVFGVAAGPGSAKQSPSNKHSPLTCGPRGDSGQGHGQDSRKRGRRKRVSAGAGPASLGTGTSPKRRALPSVVGLFTASSGSPLNLSSMVSNINQPLEITAISSPENSLKSSPVPYADHDQPPVLKKERPLGAPNGAHYSPLTSDEEPGSEDEPGSARIERKIATISLESKSPPKNLENGGGLAGRKPTPASEPVSSGKWKSTFSPISDVSLTKSADSPLQASSALGQAALFAFRPALDDPVAADAKLAAHPRKSFAGSLSGADGHSPGTNPANGFALGSGLASELGLHGFGDGASLPHKGPSEANPFLSKRPPEGLGGPGKEPGEPAGPADKAGPPHGSRASKARDREPDSKNGHNLFISAAAVPPGSLLGGPGLVSAAPSAGSTAPASQAHHPFLGTFGPGAQFTMGPMSLQANLSSVAGSSVLQSLFGSVPAAAGLVHVSSAAARLTNSHTMGSFSSGVAGGAVGGVFNHAAPPASAHPFGARAGSGAVCGSAALGLGPLQAAADTRPPPPPPPLPPPQHLGRPPAGPPAAPHAPPPPPPPPNVALPPPPALLAANPEPALMQSLAPGPANPALLAPASAASLPPANTCLSVKLGPLPHKVSRPSFTVHHPPLPRLALAQAAPRLPQAGAAAPPALWVSLGMPPPYAARLAGVKPRADLA from the exons CTTTGAGAGCATGCAGAGGCTGTGTGACAAGTACAACCGCGCCATCGACAGCATCCACCAGCTG TGGAAGGGCACCACCCAGCCCATGAAGCTGAACACGCGGCCGTCCACCGGGCTGCTGCGGCACATCCTGCAGCAGGTGTACAACCACTCGGTGAGCGACCCCGAGAAGCTCAACAACTACGAGCCCTTCTCGCCCGAGGTGTACGGCGAGACCTCCTTCGACCTGGTGGCCCAGATGATCGACGAGATCAAGATGACGGAGGACGACCTCTTCGTGGACCTGGGCAGCG GCGTGGGCCAGGTCGTGCTCCAGGTCGCCGCGGCCACCAACTGCAAACATCACTATGGCGTCGAGAAAGCCGACATCCCAGCCAAGTACGCGGAG ACCATGGACCGAGAGTTCAGGAAGTGGATGAAATGGTATGGAAAAAAGCATGCAGAATACACA CTGGAAAGAGGAGACTTCCTCTCGGAAGAGTGGAGGGAGCGCATTGCCAACACGAG CGTCATCTTTGTGAACAACTTCGCCTTTGGTCCTGAGGTGGACCACCAGCTGAAGGAGCGGTTCGCGAACATGAAGGAAG GTGGCAGAATCGTGTCCTCGAAGCCCTTTGCGCCGCTGAACTTCAGGATCAACAGCAGGAACTTGAGCG ACATCGGCACGATCATGCGTGTGGTGGAGCTGTCGCCCCTGAAGGGCTCCGTGTCGTGGACGGGGAAGCCCGTGTCCTACTACCTGCACACGATCGACCGCACCATA CTTGAAAACTATTTTTCTAGTTTGAAAAACCCAAAACTCAGG gaggagcaggaggccgCCCGGCGCCGGCAGCAGCGGGAGAGCAAGAGCAACGCCACAACGCCCACCAAGGCCCCCGAGGGCAAGGCGGCCGGGCCTGCCGAGGCCCCCGCG GACTCGGGGGCCGAGGACGAGAAGGCGGGGGCGGCCCCCGTGAAGAAGGCCTCCCCCTCCAAGGCCCGGAAGAAGAAGCTGAGCAGGAAGGGCAGGAAGATGGCCGGCCGCAGGCGCGGGCGCCCCAAGAAGATGAGCGCCGTGGACGCGGAGCGCAAGCCCCGGAAGAGCCGCGCGGCGCTGGACGCCCTGCAGGCCCCGGCCGCGCCTGCCACCGCCCCCCCCTCGCCCCAGG AGGCGTACCGGCCCCCCCACAGCCCGTTCTACCAGCTACCTCCGGGCGCGCAGCGGCTGCCCCCCAGCCCGCTGCTCGCGGCACCCACCCCGCCCGCGCTGCAGAAGCTGCTAG agtcCTTCAAGCTGCAGTACCTGCAGTTCCTGGCCTACACCAAGACGCCGCAGTACAAGGccggcctgcagcagctgctgctccAGGAGAAG GAGAAGAAGGCGCAGCTCGTGGGCACGGCGCGGCAGCTCCTCAGCCACTGCCAGGCCCAGAAGGAGGAGATCCGCAGGCTGTTCCAGCAGAAGCTGGACGAG CTGGGGGTGAAGGCGCTGACCTACGACGACCTGATCCAGGCGCAGAAGGAGATCTCGGCGCACAACCAGCAGCTGCGGGAGCAGTCGGAGCAGCTGGAGCGCGACACCTGGCAGCTGCGGAGCCAGAGCCTGCAGCTG CTCAGGGCGCGCTGTGAGGAGCTGAAGCTGGACTGGGCCACGCTGTCGCTGGAGAAGCTGCTGAAGGAGAAGCAGGCGCTGCGCAGCCAGATCTCGGAGAAGCAGAGGCGctgcctggagctgcag ATCAGCATCGTGGAGCTGGAGAAGAGCCAGCGGCAGCAGGAGCTGCTGCAGCTCAAGTCCTGTGTGCCGCCCGACGACGccgtgcccctgcccctgcccctgcgtgggaAAGGCACGCTGGGCCGCGAGCCGGAAGCCGACCCCGGCCGGCTGCACCTGGACCTGGACTGCGCCAAGCTCTCCCTGCCTCACCTGAGCAGCATGAGCCCGGAGCTCTCCATGAACGGGCACGCGGCCGGCTACGAGCTGTGCGGCGCGCTGAGCCGGCCGCCGTCCAAGCAGAACACGCCCCAGTACCTGGCCTCGCCCCTGGACCAGGAGGTGGTGCCCTGCACGCCCAGCCACAGCGGCCGGCCGCGGCTGGACAAGCTCTCCGCCCTGGCCCTGCCCGAGTGCGCGAGGCTGTCCCCCGCCAGCGCACTGCTGCGAAGGCACCCGGCCCAGGACCCCTCGGGGCCTGCCAGGCCGGCCGCCTGCGAGCCGCCCTCACG AGCCGAGCACGCCAGGGAGAACGGCGTCGCCTACCCGAGCCCCAGCCTGCCCGGCAGCGCCAAGCTGAGCCCTCAGGACCCGCGGCCGCCGCCGTCCCCGGGGGCCGTGCCGCTTGTGGGGGAGAAGAGCAGTGAGAAG GGTGTGAGGGAGCGCGCCTACGGCAGCGGCGGAGACACCATCACCAGCCTGCCCATCAGCATCCCGCTCAGCACCGTGCAGCCCAACAAGCTCCCCGTCAGCATCCCCCTGGCCAGCGTGGTGCTGCCCAGCCGCGCCGAGAag aggagcagccccagccccgtgcCGCAGCCCCGAGACTCCGCGTCCACTCTCGACAAGCAGATCGGTGCTAACGCCCACGGCGCTGGGAGCAGAGGCCTCGCCCTGGCTTCCACAG GCTTCTACGCCGGCTCTGTGGCCATCACGGGGGCCCTGGGCGGGAGCCCGGCGCCGCTGGTCCCCGGAGTGGAGCTGGCCGCCTTTGACGAGCCCTGCGGCTCGGGCGGCCTCTTCGCGGCTGCGGGCTCCCGCAGCGCCACGCCGCAGCACCCGCCCCTGCTCGCCCAGCCCCGCACCTccggccccgcctccccggcCCACCAGCTCGCCGCCAGCCCCCGGCTCGCCGGGGCCGCCCAGGGCCTGCTCCCCGACACCGGCAAGGGAGACCCGCCCTGTGACGCCGGCTTCTCGGAGCCCGAGAGCGAGGCCAAGAGGAGAGCAGTGTTCGGCGTCGCGGCTGGGCCCGGCAGTGCCAAGCAGTCGCCCTCCAACAAGCACAGTCCTCTGACCTGCGGCCCCCGCGGGGACAGCGGGCAGGGCCACGGGCAGGACAGCCGCAAGCGCGGGCGCAGGAAGCGCGTGTCAGCCGGGGCCGGGCCGGCCAGCCTGGGCACAGGCACGTCTCCCAAGCGCCGGGCCCTGCCGTCCGTCGTGGGGCTCTTCACCGCGTCCTCAGGCTCCCCCCTCAACCTGAGCTCCATG GTCAGCAACATCAACCAGCCCCTGGAGATCACGGCCATCTCGTCCCCCGAGAACTCGCTCAAGAGCTCCCCGGTGCCCTACGCGGACCACGACCAGCCGCCCGTGCTGAAGAAGGAGCGGCCCCTGGGCGCCCCCAACGGCGCCCACTACTCCCCGCTCACCTCGGACGAGGAGCCGGGCTCCGAGGACGAGCCTGGCAGTGCTCG GATCGAGAGGAAGATCGCGACCATCTCCTTAGAGAGCAAGTCTCCCCCGAAGAACCTGGAGAACG GTGGCGGCCTGGCGGGGAGGAAGCCCACGCCCGCGAGCGAGCCGGTCAGCAGCGGCAAGTGGAAGTCCACCTTCTCGCCCATCTCCGACGTCAGCCTCACCAAGTCGGCCGACAGCCCGCTGCAGGCCAGCTCCGCCCTCGGCCAGGCCGCCCTGTTTGCGTTCCGACCGGCCCTGGACGACCCGGTGGCGGCCGATGCCAAACTGGCCGCGCACCCCAGGAAGAGCTTCGCCGGGTCCCTGTCGGGGGCCGACGGCCACAGCCCGGGCACCAACCCCGCCAACGGCTTCGCCCTGGGCTCGGGCCTGGCCTCGGAGCTCGGCCTGCACGGCTTCGGCGACGGCGCTTCCCTGCCCCACAAGGGCCCCTCGGAGGCCAACCCCTTCCTGAGCAAGAGGCCGCCGGAGGGCCTGGGCGGCCCGGGCAAGGAGCCGGGCGAGCCGGCGGGGCCCGCGGACAAGGCCGGCCCGCCGCACGGCAGCCGGGCCAGCAAGGCGCGCGACCGCGAGCCCGACAGCAAGAACGGCCACAACCTCTTCATCTCGGCGGCCGCCGTGCCCCCCGGGAGCCTGCTGGGCGGCCCCGGCCTCGTCTCGGCGGCGCCCTCCGCGGGCAGCACGGCTCCGGCCAGCCAGGCGCACCACCCGTTCCTGGGCACGTTCGGCCCGGGCGCGCAGTTCACCATGGGCCCCATGTCCCTGCAGGCCAACCTCAGCTCGGTGGCCGGCTCGTCCGTGCTGCAGTCCCTGTTTGGCTCCGTGCCGGCCGCCGCGGGCCTGGTGCACGTGTCTTCCGCCGCGGCCAGACTCACCAACTCGCACACTATGGGCAGCTTCTCCTCCGGGGTGGCAGGCGGAGCCGTTGGAG GTGTCTTTAACCACGCGGCGCCTCCCGCCTCTGCGCATCCGTTCGGAGCCCGTGCCGGCAGCGGGGCCGTGTGTGGCAGCGCCGCGCTGGGCCTGGGcccgctgcaggcggcggccgaCACTCGGCCGCCCCCTCCGCCTCccccgctgccccctccccagcacctgggccggcCCCCCGCGgggccgcccgccgccccgcacgccccgcctccgcctccgcctccgcctaaCGTGGCCTTGCCTCCTCCCCCCGCGCTGCTGGCCGCTAACCCCGAGCCCGCGCTAATGCAGAGCCTCGCGCCCGGCCCGGCTAACCCGGCGCTTCTCGCCCCCGCCTCCGCCGCCTCCCTGCCGCCCGCTAACACCTGTCTGTCTGTCAAGCTCGGCCCCCTCCCGCACAAGGTCTCCCGCCCCTCCTTCACGGTGCACCACCCGCCCCTGCCCCGGCTGGCCCTGGCGCAGGCCGCGCCCCGCCTCccgcaggccggcgccgcggccccgcccgcTCTGTGGGTTTCCCTTGGCATGCCGCCTCCTTATGCCGCGCGCCTCGCGGGGGTTAAGCCGCGTGCAGACCTTGCTTAG
- the DOT1L gene encoding histone-lysine N-methyltransferase, H3 lysine-79 specific isoform X4: protein MENYVLIDYDTKRQTEREIFHLVHFPNGISFESMQRLCDKYNRAIDSIHQLWKGTTQPMKLNTRPSTGLLRHILQQVYNHSVSDPEKLNNYEPFSPEVYGETSFDLVAQMIDEIKMTEDDLFVDLGSGVGQVVLQVAAATNCKHHYGVEKADIPAKYAETMDREFRKWMKWYGKKHAEYTLERGDFLSEEWRERIANTSVIFVNNFAFGPEVDHQLKERFANMKEGGRIVSSKPFAPLNFRINSRNLSDIGTIMRVVELSPLKGSVSWTGKPVSYYLHTIDRTILENYFSSLKNPKLREEQEAARRRQQRESKSNATTPTKAPEGKAAGPAEAPADSGAEDEKAGAAPVKKASPSKARKKKLSRKGRKMAGRRRGRPKKMSAVDAERKPRKSRAALDALQAPAAPATAPPSPQEAYRPPHSPFYQLPPGAQRLPPSPLLAAPTPPALQKLLESFKLQYLQFLAYTKTPQYKAGLQQLLLQEKEKKAQLVGTARQLLSHCQAQKEEIRRLFQQKLDELGVKALTYDDLIQAQKEISAHNQQLREQSEQLERDTWQLRSQSLQLLRARCEELKLDWATLSLEKLLKEKQALRSQISEKQRRCLELQISIVELEKSQRQQELLQLKSCVPPDDAVPLPLPLRGKGTLGREPEADPGRLHLDLDCAKLSLPHLSSMSPELSMNGHAAGYELCGALSRPPSKQNTPQYLASPLDQEVVPCTPSHSGRPRLDKLSALALPECARLSPASALLRRHPAQDPSGPARPAACEPPSRAEHARENGVAYPSPSLPGSAKLSPQDPRPPPSPGAVPLVGEKSSEKGVRERAYGSGGDTITSLPISIPLSTVQPNKLPVSIPLASVVLPSRAEKRSSPSPVPQPRDSASTLDKQIGANAHGAGSRGLALASTGFYAGSVAITGALGGSPAPLVPGVELAAFDEPCGSGGLFAAAGSRSATPQHPPLLAQPRTSGPASPAHQLAASPRLAGAAQGLLPDTGKGDPPCDAGFSEPESEAKRRAVFGVAAGPGSAKQSPSNKHSPLTCGPRGDSGQGHGQDSRKRGRRKRVSAGAGPASLGTGTSPKRRALPSVVGLFTASSGSPLNLSSMVSNINQPLEITAISSPENSLKSSPVPYADHDQPPVLKKERPLGAPNGAHYSPLTSDEEPGSEDEPGSARIERKIATISLESKSPPKNLENGGGLAGRKPTPASEPVSSGKWKSTFSPISDVSLTKSADSPLQASSALGQAALFAFRPALDDPVAADAKLAAHPRKSFAGSLSGADGHSPGTNPANGFALGSGLASELGLHGFGDGASLPHKGPSEANPFLSKRPPEGLGGPGKEPGEPAGPADKAGPPHGSRASKARDREPDSKNGHNLFISAAAVPPGSLLGGPGLVSAAPSAGSTAPASQAHHPFLGTFGPGAQFTMGPMSLQANLSSVAGSSVLQSLFGSVPAAAGLVHVSSAAARLTNSHTMGSFSSGVAGGAVGGVFNHAAPPASAHPFGARAGSGAVCGSAALGLGPLQAAADTRPPPPPPPLPPPQHLGRPPAGPPAAPHAPPPPPPPPNVALPPPPALLAANPEPALMQSLAPGPANPALLAPASAASLPPANTCLSVKLGPLPHKVSRPSFTVHHPPLPRLALAQAAPRLPQAGAAAPPALWVSLGMPPPYAARLAGVKPRADLA, encoded by the exons CTTTGAGAGCATGCAGAGGCTGTGTGACAAGTACAACCGCGCCATCGACAGCATCCACCAGCTG TGGAAGGGCACCACCCAGCCCATGAAGCTGAACACGCGGCCGTCCACCGGGCTGCTGCGGCACATCCTGCAGCAGGTGTACAACCACTCGGTGAGCGACCCCGAGAAGCTCAACAACTACGAGCCCTTCTCGCCCGAGGTGTACGGCGAGACCTCCTTCGACCTGGTGGCCCAGATGATCGACGAGATCAAGATGACGGAGGACGACCTCTTCGTGGACCTGGGCAGCG GCGTGGGCCAGGTCGTGCTCCAGGTCGCCGCGGCCACCAACTGCAAACATCACTATGGCGTCGAGAAAGCCGACATCCCAGCCAAGTACGCGGAG ACCATGGACCGAGAGTTCAGGAAGTGGATGAAATGGTATGGAAAAAAGCATGCAGAATACACA CTGGAAAGAGGAGACTTCCTCTCGGAAGAGTGGAGGGAGCGCATTGCCAACACGAG CGTCATCTTTGTGAACAACTTCGCCTTTGGTCCTGAGGTGGACCACCAGCTGAAGGAGCGGTTCGCGAACATGAAGGAAG GTGGCAGAATCGTGTCCTCGAAGCCCTTTGCGCCGCTGAACTTCAGGATCAACAGCAGGAACTTGAGCG ACATCGGCACGATCATGCGTGTGGTGGAGCTGTCGCCCCTGAAGGGCTCCGTGTCGTGGACGGGGAAGCCCGTGTCCTACTACCTGCACACGATCGACCGCACCATA CTTGAAAACTATTTTTCTAGTTTGAAAAACCCAAAACTCAGG gaggagcaggaggccgCCCGGCGCCGGCAGCAGCGGGAGAGCAAGAGCAACGCCACAACGCCCACCAAGGCCCCCGAGGGCAAGGCGGCCGGGCCTGCCGAGGCCCCCGCG GACTCGGGGGCCGAGGACGAGAAGGCGGGGGCGGCCCCCGTGAAGAAGGCCTCCCCCTCCAAGGCCCGGAAGAAGAAGCTGAGCAGGAAGGGCAGGAAGATGGCCGGCCGCAGGCGCGGGCGCCCCAAGAAGATGAGCGCCGTGGACGCGGAGCGCAAGCCCCGGAAGAGCCGCGCGGCGCTGGACGCCCTGCAGGCCCCGGCCGCGCCTGCCACCGCCCCCCCCTCGCCCCAGG AGGCGTACCGGCCCCCCCACAGCCCGTTCTACCAGCTACCTCCGGGCGCGCAGCGGCTGCCCCCCAGCCCGCTGCTCGCGGCACCCACCCCGCCCGCGCTGCAGAAGCTGCTAG agtcCTTCAAGCTGCAGTACCTGCAGTTCCTGGCCTACACCAAGACGCCGCAGTACAAGGccggcctgcagcagctgctgctccAGGAGAAG GAGAAGAAGGCGCAGCTCGTGGGCACGGCGCGGCAGCTCCTCAGCCACTGCCAGGCCCAGAAGGAGGAGATCCGCAGGCTGTTCCAGCAGAAGCTGGACGAG CTGGGGGTGAAGGCGCTGACCTACGACGACCTGATCCAGGCGCAGAAGGAGATCTCGGCGCACAACCAGCAGCTGCGGGAGCAGTCGGAGCAGCTGGAGCGCGACACCTGGCAGCTGCGGAGCCAGAGCCTGCAGCTG CTCAGGGCGCGCTGTGAGGAGCTGAAGCTGGACTGGGCCACGCTGTCGCTGGAGAAGCTGCTGAAGGAGAAGCAGGCGCTGCGCAGCCAGATCTCGGAGAAGCAGAGGCGctgcctggagctgcag ATCAGCATCGTGGAGCTGGAGAAGAGCCAGCGGCAGCAGGAGCTGCTGCAGCTCAAGTCCTGTGTGCCGCCCGACGACGccgtgcccctgcccctgcccctgcgtgggaAAGGCACGCTGGGCCGCGAGCCGGAAGCCGACCCCGGCCGGCTGCACCTGGACCTGGACTGCGCCAAGCTCTCCCTGCCTCACCTGAGCAGCATGAGCCCGGAGCTCTCCATGAACGGGCACGCGGCCGGCTACGAGCTGTGCGGCGCGCTGAGCCGGCCGCCGTCCAAGCAGAACACGCCCCAGTACCTGGCCTCGCCCCTGGACCAGGAGGTGGTGCCCTGCACGCCCAGCCACAGCGGCCGGCCGCGGCTGGACAAGCTCTCCGCCCTGGCCCTGCCCGAGTGCGCGAGGCTGTCCCCCGCCAGCGCACTGCTGCGAAGGCACCCGGCCCAGGACCCCTCGGGGCCTGCCAGGCCGGCCGCCTGCGAGCCGCCCTCACG AGCCGAGCACGCCAGGGAGAACGGCGTCGCCTACCCGAGCCCCAGCCTGCCCGGCAGCGCCAAGCTGAGCCCTCAGGACCCGCGGCCGCCGCCGTCCCCGGGGGCCGTGCCGCTTGTGGGGGAGAAGAGCAGTGAGAAG GGTGTGAGGGAGCGCGCCTACGGCAGCGGCGGAGACACCATCACCAGCCTGCCCATCAGCATCCCGCTCAGCACCGTGCAGCCCAACAAGCTCCCCGTCAGCATCCCCCTGGCCAGCGTGGTGCTGCCCAGCCGCGCCGAGAag aggagcagccccagccccgtgcCGCAGCCCCGAGACTCCGCGTCCACTCTCGACAAGCAGATCGGTGCTAACGCCCACGGCGCTGGGAGCAGAGGCCTCGCCCTGGCTTCCACAG GCTTCTACGCCGGCTCTGTGGCCATCACGGGGGCCCTGGGCGGGAGCCCGGCGCCGCTGGTCCCCGGAGTGGAGCTGGCCGCCTTTGACGAGCCCTGCGGCTCGGGCGGCCTCTTCGCGGCTGCGGGCTCCCGCAGCGCCACGCCGCAGCACCCGCCCCTGCTCGCCCAGCCCCGCACCTccggccccgcctccccggcCCACCAGCTCGCCGCCAGCCCCCGGCTCGCCGGGGCCGCCCAGGGCCTGCTCCCCGACACCGGCAAGGGAGACCCGCCCTGTGACGCCGGCTTCTCGGAGCCCGAGAGCGAGGCCAAGAGGAGAGCAGTGTTCGGCGTCGCGGCTGGGCCCGGCAGTGCCAAGCAGTCGCCCTCCAACAAGCACAGTCCTCTGACCTGCGGCCCCCGCGGGGACAGCGGGCAGGGCCACGGGCAGGACAGCCGCAAGCGCGGGCGCAGGAAGCGCGTGTCAGCCGGGGCCGGGCCGGCCAGCCTGGGCACAGGCACGTCTCCCAAGCGCCGGGCCCTGCCGTCCGTCGTGGGGCTCTTCACCGCGTCCTCAGGCTCCCCCCTCAACCTGAGCTCCATG GTCAGCAACATCAACCAGCCCCTGGAGATCACGGCCATCTCGTCCCCCGAGAACTCGCTCAAGAGCTCCCCGGTGCCCTACGCGGACCACGACCAGCCGCCCGTGCTGAAGAAGGAGCGGCCCCTGGGCGCCCCCAACGGCGCCCACTACTCCCCGCTCACCTCGGACGAGGAGCCGGGCTCCGAGGACGAGCCTGGCAGTGCTCG GATCGAGAGGAAGATCGCGACCATCTCCTTAGAGAGCAAGTCTCCCCCGAAGAACCTGGAGAACG GTGGCGGCCTGGCGGGGAGGAAGCCCACGCCCGCGAGCGAGCCGGTCAGCAGCGGCAAGTGGAAGTCCACCTTCTCGCCCATCTCCGACGTCAGCCTCACCAAGTCGGCCGACAGCCCGCTGCAGGCCAGCTCCGCCCTCGGCCAGGCCGCCCTGTTTGCGTTCCGACCGGCCCTGGACGACCCGGTGGCGGCCGATGCCAAACTGGCCGCGCACCCCAGGAAGAGCTTCGCCGGGTCCCTGTCGGGGGCCGACGGCCACAGCCCGGGCACCAACCCCGCCAACGGCTTCGCCCTGGGCTCGGGCCTGGCCTCGGAGCTCGGCCTGCACGGCTTCGGCGACGGCGCTTCCCTGCCCCACAAGGGCCCCTCGGAGGCCAACCCCTTCCTGAGCAAGAGGCCGCCGGAGGGCCTGGGCGGCCCGGGCAAGGAGCCGGGCGAGCCGGCGGGGCCCGCGGACAAGGCCGGCCCGCCGCACGGCAGCCGGGCCAGCAAGGCGCGCGACCGCGAGCCCGACAGCAAGAACGGCCACAACCTCTTCATCTCGGCGGCCGCCGTGCCCCCCGGGAGCCTGCTGGGCGGCCCCGGCCTCGTCTCGGCGGCGCCCTCCGCGGGCAGCACGGCTCCGGCCAGCCAGGCGCACCACCCGTTCCTGGGCACGTTCGGCCCGGGCGCGCAGTTCACCATGGGCCCCATGTCCCTGCAGGCCAACCTCAGCTCGGTGGCCGGCTCGTCCGTGCTGCAGTCCCTGTTTGGCTCCGTGCCGGCCGCCGCGGGCCTGGTGCACGTGTCTTCCGCCGCGGCCAGACTCACCAACTCGCACACTATGGGCAGCTTCTCCTCCGGGGTGGCAGGCGGAGCCGTTGGAG GTGTCTTTAACCACGCGGCGCCTCCCGCCTCTGCGCATCCGTTCGGAGCCCGTGCCGGCAGCGGGGCCGTGTGTGGCAGCGCCGCGCTGGGCCTGGGcccgctgcaggcggcggccgaCACTCGGCCGCCCCCTCCGCCTCccccgctgccccctccccagcacctgggccggcCCCCCGCGgggccgcccgccgccccgcacgccccgcctccgcctccgcctccgcctaaCGTGGCCTTGCCTCCTCCCCCCGCGCTGCTGGCCGCTAACCCCGAGCCCGCGCTAATGCAGAGCCTCGCGCCCGGCCCGGCTAACCCGGCGCTTCTCGCCCCCGCCTCCGCCGCCTCCCTGCCGCCCGCTAACACCTGTCTGTCTGTCAAGCTCGGCCCCCTCCCGCACAAGGTCTCCCGCCCCTCCTTCACGGTGCACCACCCGCCCCTGCCCCGGCTGGCCCTGGCGCAGGCCGCGCCCCGCCTCccgcaggccggcgccgcggccccgcccgcTCTGTGGGTTTCCCTTGGCATGCCGCCTCCTTATGCCGCGCGCCTCGCGGGGGTTAAGCCGCGTGCAGACCTTGCTTAG